The following proteins come from a genomic window of Gordonia westfalica:
- a CDS encoding MFS transporter produces MSTAPSSGHRSAGRDHRIHPAWWVAAVAFLALLGAAGFRAAPGALMVPLHHEFGWSTSVMSLAVSINLLLFGLIAPFAAALMDRFGMRQVISAALVLVACGAGGSVFMTASWQLLLFWGLLIGTGTGSMALVLAATVSTRWFVERRGLVMGVLTAGSATGQLIILPPVASLAESTGWRAASLVIAAAALVVVPLVWAVMRDHPSDRGVLPYGADPNTYTPPADATGGAFSRALEALAFASRSWSFWALAIAFAICGATTNGLIGIHFIPSAHDHGMPTTVAAGLLAAVGVFDIAGTIASGWLTDRFDPRKLLVAYYGFRGVSLLLLPWLLSETVHPSMIMFVVIYGLDWVATVPPTAALCRELFGQRGTIVFGWVFASHQVGAAAAAIGAGAIRDSFGTYTYAWWGGAVLCVIAAALSFVVGTRRRADSPDALGDDQAGRSNSAATPAPVTDR; encoded by the coding sequence GTGAGCACAGCCCCATCTTCCGGACACCGCTCCGCAGGCCGCGACCACCGCATCCATCCCGCCTGGTGGGTGGCCGCGGTGGCCTTCCTCGCGCTGCTGGGTGCGGCCGGATTCCGGGCCGCGCCGGGTGCGCTGATGGTGCCGTTGCACCACGAGTTCGGGTGGTCGACCAGCGTGATGTCGCTGGCCGTGAGTATCAACCTGCTCCTGTTCGGACTGATCGCGCCGTTCGCTGCGGCACTCATGGATCGCTTCGGGATGCGGCAGGTCATCTCCGCGGCACTGGTGCTCGTCGCCTGCGGCGCGGGCGGCAGCGTGTTCATGACGGCGTCGTGGCAGCTGCTGCTGTTCTGGGGTCTGCTCATCGGCACCGGAACCGGGTCGATGGCGCTCGTGCTCGCCGCGACCGTCTCCACGCGCTGGTTCGTCGAGCGACGGGGCCTGGTCATGGGCGTGCTCACCGCCGGGTCGGCGACCGGGCAGCTCATCATCCTGCCGCCCGTCGCGTCTCTCGCCGAGTCCACCGGCTGGCGCGCGGCCTCCCTGGTGATCGCGGCGGCCGCGCTGGTCGTCGTGCCGCTGGTGTGGGCCGTGATGCGCGACCACCCGTCCGACCGCGGCGTCCTCCCCTACGGCGCCGATCCGAACACCTACACGCCGCCCGCCGACGCCACCGGCGGCGCGTTCTCCCGCGCGCTGGAAGCCCTGGCGTTCGCGTCGCGGTCGTGGTCGTTCTGGGCGCTCGCGATCGCCTTCGCGATCTGCGGGGCGACGACCAACGGACTCATCGGCATCCACTTCATCCCGTCGGCGCACGACCACGGCATGCCGACGACCGTCGCCGCCGGACTGCTCGCCGCGGTCGGCGTCTTCGACATCGCCGGCACCATCGCCTCCGGCTGGCTGACCGACAGATTCGATCCCCGCAAGCTGCTCGTCGCCTACTACGGTTTCCGTGGAGTGAGCCTCCTCCTGCTCCCGTGGCTGCTGTCGGAGACCGTCCACCCGAGCATGATCATGTTCGTGGTGATCTACGGACTCGACTGGGTCGCGACCGTGCCGCCCACCGCAGCCCTGTGCCGGGAACTGTTCGGTCAACGAGGGACCATCGTGTTCGGCTGGGTGTTCGCGTCCCATCAGGTCGGCGCCGCGGCGGCGGCCATCGGTGCCGGCGCCATCCGCGACTCCTTCGGCACCTACACCTACGCGTGGTGGGGCGGCGCCGTGCTGTGCGTCATCGCGGCCGCATTGTCGTTCGTCGTCGGAACGCGCCGGCGCGCGGACAGCCCCGACGCACTCGGCGACGATCAGGCAGGCCGGTCGAACTCGGCCGCGACGCCGGCACCGGTCACCGACCGGTAG